One segment of Streptomyces bathyalis DNA contains the following:
- a CDS encoding phosphotransferase family protein, producing the protein MSKENPPGLDPERLAAYLDRERPGLVRGPLEAEVIQGGRSNLTYRVTDGVSRWVVRRPPLGHVLATAHDMAREYRVITALRGTDVPVPGTVLLCEDEDVIGSPFYVMEQVEGTPYRTAGQLAALGPERTRALGLALPDTLVALHSVDPAEVGLADFGRPEGFLERQLRRWGKQLEASRSRELQGIDELRASLGQQLPESPQPSVVHGDFRLDNVLAGEDDRIASVLDWEMSTLGDPLTDLGLLVMYSEPLNVPDAPVSSTAEAPGHPSPQELIERYAAGSGRDVSRINWYTAFAWFKLAVILEGIHYRYTLGQTVGPGFDRIGGLVPVFIDNGLTTLRKG; encoded by the coding sequence ATGAGCAAGGAGAATCCGCCCGGCCTCGATCCGGAGCGGCTCGCCGCGTATCTGGACCGGGAGCGGCCGGGCCTGGTGCGGGGGCCGCTGGAGGCCGAGGTGATCCAGGGCGGCCGGTCGAACCTCACGTACCGCGTGACCGACGGCGTCAGCCGCTGGGTCGTGCGGCGCCCTCCCCTGGGGCATGTGCTGGCCACGGCACACGACATGGCGCGCGAATACCGCGTGATCACTGCCCTTCGGGGCACGGACGTGCCGGTGCCCGGGACGGTGCTGCTGTGCGAGGACGAGGACGTGATCGGCTCGCCGTTCTACGTCATGGAGCAGGTCGAGGGCACCCCGTACCGCACGGCCGGTCAACTGGCCGCGCTCGGCCCGGAACGCACCCGCGCGCTGGGGCTGGCGCTGCCCGACACGCTCGTCGCGCTGCACTCCGTGGACCCGGCGGAGGTGGGCCTCGCCGACTTCGGGCGCCCGGAGGGTTTCCTGGAGCGGCAGTTGCGCCGCTGGGGCAAGCAACTCGAAGCCTCGCGCAGCCGGGAGCTGCAGGGGATCGACGAACTGCGCGCGTCGCTGGGGCAGCAGCTGCCCGAGTCGCCCCAACCCTCCGTCGTGCACGGGGACTTCAGGCTCGACAACGTGCTCGCGGGCGAGGACGACCGGATCGCCTCCGTACTCGACTGGGAGATGTCCACCCTCGGCGATCCGCTGACCGACCTGGGCCTGCTGGTGATGTACAGCGAGCCGCTGAACGTCCCCGACGCGCCGGTCAGTTCGACGGCGGAGGCCCCGGGGCATCCCTCGCCCCAGGAGCTGATCGAGCGGTACGCCGCCGGTTCGGGCCGGGACGTCTCCCGCATCAACTGGTACACAGCCTTCGCCTGGTTCAAGCTCGCCGTGATCCTGGAGGGCATCCACTACCGCTACACGCTGGGCCAGACAGTCGGGCCCGGCTTCGACCGGATAGGCGGCCTCGTCCCGGTCTTCATCGACAACGGACTCACCACGCTGCGGAAGGGATGA